The Nodosilinea sp. FACHB-141 genome has a segment encoding these proteins:
- a CDS encoding YkgJ family cysteine cluster protein, which produces MATWQCVKSCGACCFLAPEERPDLDSYLEPDQLALYLSMVGEDGWCIHYDAGDRLCTIYSDRPSFCRVTFSTFETMFGIEADELDDFAIDCCQEHIADIYGEASPEMERFNQAVGVEE; this is translated from the coding sequence ATGGCCACCTGGCAATGTGTCAAATCCTGTGGGGCCTGCTGCTTCTTGGCCCCCGAGGAGCGCCCCGACCTCGACTCCTATCTCGAACCCGATCAGCTAGCGCTGTATCTGAGCATGGTGGGAGAAGACGGCTGGTGCATTCATTACGATGCGGGCGATCGCCTCTGCACCATCTACTCCGACCGACCGAGCTTTTGCCGAGTTACCTTTAGCACCTTCGAGACCATGTTTGGCATTGAGGCCGACGAGCTTGATGACTTTGCGATCGACTGCTGCCAGGAGCATATTGCTGATATCTATGGCGAAGCTAGCCCGGAGATGGAGCGGTTTAATCAGGCGGTAGGGGTAGAAGAGTGA
- the tadA gene encoding tRNA adenosine(34) deaminase TadA translates to MPDDLSSQDLPPHELADETTLRHQRWMLRAMELAEAAGTAGDVPVGAVVVGPGDRVLAEAGNRREQDQDPTAHAEVLALRQAAHQLGNWHLNECTLYVTLEPCPMCAGAIVLSRLGLLVYGTHDPKSGAVRSVLNLPDGPASNHRLRVVTGVLAEPCRQQLQQWFQQRRQEQRRPPLTMTPTELS, encoded by the coding sequence ATGCCCGACGACCTGTCCTCCCAAGACCTGCCTCCCCACGAGCTGGCGGATGAGACTACACTGCGCCACCAGCGCTGGATGCTGCGGGCCATGGAACTGGCGGAGGCCGCTGGAACTGCGGGGGATGTGCCGGTAGGGGCCGTAGTGGTTGGCCCTGGGGATAGGGTGCTGGCGGAGGCGGGCAATCGGCGAGAGCAAGATCAAGACCCCACTGCCCATGCCGAGGTGCTGGCGTTACGGCAGGCTGCGCACCAGTTGGGCAACTGGCATCTCAACGAGTGCACGCTCTACGTCACGCTTGAGCCCTGCCCCATGTGTGCTGGAGCAATTGTTTTGAGCCGCCTAGGGCTGTTGGTGTACGGTACCCACGACCCCAAATCGGGAGCAGTGCGATCGGTGCTAAATCTGCCCGATGGGCCCGCCTCTAACCATCGGCTAAGGGTGGTGACCGGCGTTTTGGCCGAACCTTGTCGTCAGCAGCTGCAGCAATGGTTTCAGCAGCGCCGCCAAGAACAGCGCCGACCTCCTCTCACCATGACACCAACTGAACTGTCCTGA
- a CDS encoding YciI family protein: MAKYVMWGSYCEDVLEKRAPFRAAHLQGLQQQKDDGLLVALGPTTDNTKVFGIYEAESESAVRQLVEGDPYWQNGIWTEYKIYAWNQVF, encoded by the coding sequence ATGGCCAAATATGTAATGTGGGGCAGCTATTGTGAGGATGTGCTCGAAAAGCGTGCTCCCTTTCGAGCGGCGCATCTTCAGGGCTTGCAGCAGCAAAAAGACGACGGTCTGCTGGTAGCCCTAGGCCCAACTACTGACAACACCAAGGTATTCGGCATTTACGAGGCTGAAAGCGAGTCTGCTGTGCGGCAGTTGGTAGAGGGCGACCCCTACTGGCAAAACGGCATTTGGACAGAGTACAAAATCTATGCCTGGAATCAGGTGTTCTAA
- a CDS encoding TMEM165/GDT1 family protein — MDWNLLAVSFTAVFISELGDKSQLAAIALGGSSKSPRAVFLGTAAALLLASLLGVIVGEGTAQILPERLVKAVAAIGFALLAVKLLWPAASDN, encoded by the coding sequence ATGGACTGGAATCTCCTGGCCGTCAGCTTTACCGCCGTGTTCATCTCAGAGCTAGGGGATAAAAGCCAGCTGGCGGCGATCGCCCTCGGCGGCAGCTCAAAGTCTCCCCGCGCCGTATTTTTAGGCACCGCCGCTGCCCTGCTGCTGGCCAGCTTGCTAGGGGTAATTGTGGGAGAAGGCACCGCCCAAATTTTGCCAGAGCGATTGGTTAAAGCCGTTGCCGCCATTGGGTTTGCCCTGCTGGCCGTCAAGCTTCTGTGGCCCGCAGCCAGCGACAATTAA
- a CDS encoding Mo-dependent nitrogenase C-terminal domain-containing protein, producing the protein MNRFLSSLRHGLHTVGQAPLDLFRPLRQWVSHLRVETPRRARKVAELIPAQCPFERDIVLLGRSVAHIPPLCKLNPLYNELVELRFRALCYLADECGEDISAYI; encoded by the coding sequence ATGAATCGCTTTCTATCTTCCCTCCGTCACGGGCTGCACACTGTGGGTCAAGCTCCCCTAGACCTGTTTCGTCCGCTGCGCCAGTGGGTTAGCCACCTACGGGTCGAGACTCCTCGCCGCGCCCGCAAGGTGGCAGAGTTGATCCCCGCCCAGTGCCCCTTTGAGCGCGACATTGTGCTGCTGGGCCGCTCGGTGGCCCACATTCCGCCCCTTTGCAAGCTCAACCCCCTCTACAACGAACTGGTGGAGCTGCGATTTCGGGCTCTTTGCTATCTAGCCGACGAGTGCGGCGAAGATATTTCGGCCTACATCTAA
- the tatC gene encoding twin-arginine translocase subunit TatC: MTPPTELESATTETAILNGDTADLDEVPYDVEMSLFDHLEELRQRIFYSLIAVVLAIVVCFWQVRPIVSLLEVPAQGVKFLQLSPGEYFFVSFKVAGYSGLVAASPFILYQIVLFVLPGLTRRERRLVGPLVLGSSLLFFAGLLFAYVALIPAALNFFISYGADVVEQLWSIDRYFEFVLLLLFSTGLAFQIPILQMLLGLLGIVNSDQMLKGWRYVLLGAAVLGAVLTPSTDPVTQSLLAGAVLFLYFGGIGLVKAIGR; encoded by the coding sequence ATGACACCGCCCACCGAGCTTGAGAGCGCCACCACCGAGACGGCCATCCTTAACGGTGACACCGCTGACCTCGACGAAGTGCCCTACGATGTCGAGATGTCGCTGTTTGACCACCTGGAAGAACTGCGGCAGCGCATTTTTTACAGCCTGATTGCCGTTGTGCTGGCCATTGTGGTCTGCTTCTGGCAGGTAAGGCCTATTGTCAGCCTGCTAGAGGTGCCAGCCCAAGGGGTAAAGTTCTTGCAGCTGTCGCCTGGGGAGTACTTTTTTGTCTCCTTTAAGGTGGCGGGCTACAGCGGCTTGGTAGCCGCCAGCCCATTTATTCTCTATCAGATAGTGCTGTTCGTGCTGCCGGGGCTAACTCGGCGAGAGCGTCGGCTGGTGGGGCCGCTGGTGCTAGGGTCGAGCCTATTATTTTTTGCTGGGCTGCTGTTTGCCTATGTGGCGCTAATTCCGGCGGCGCTGAACTTCTTCATCAGCTATGGCGCCGATGTGGTCGAGCAGCTGTGGTCGATCGATCGCTACTTTGAGTTTGTGCTGCTGCTGCTGTTTAGCACTGGGTTAGCCTTTCAGATTCCAATTCTGCAGATGCTGCTCGGGCTGCTCGGCATTGTCAACTCTGACCAAATGCTGAAGGGCTGGCGCTACGTCCTTTTGGGGGCAGCGGTGCTAGGGGCAGTGCTCACTCCTTCTACTGACCCAGTTACACAAAGCCTGCTGGCGGGAGCGGTGCTGTTTCTCTACTTT
- a CDS encoding DUF4115 domain-containing protein: MLPTPELIERVDTNGTAAPKPPSPSPSPRPQISDRTPPAASSPAGRSSLPLVLSLAALAAILGLGAWGLFGRSNGPSQANNDNSGAETTPETAGTGAVASAPAETTTPPEEPSEAEDESSAPLEAPVVVSANLSDRSWLSVVADGENVYEGVAEQGFEETWTAETSLTLRTGNAGGVELSVNGDRAVVMGASGVVRTLTVTPDSGVESVESP; encoded by the coding sequence GTGCTACCGACCCCAGAGCTGATCGAACGGGTCGACACGAACGGCACTGCGGCACCGAAACCGCCTAGTCCTAGTCCTAGCCCTCGTCCTCAGATAAGCGATCGCACCCCTCCGGCTGCCTCTAGCCCAGCGGGACGATCATCGCTGCCGCTAGTGCTGAGCCTGGCTGCCCTGGCCGCAATTTTGGGGTTGGGGGCCTGGGGGCTATTTGGCCGCAGCAACGGGCCATCCCAAGCCAACAACGACAATTCAGGGGCGGAGACAACTCCTGAAACCGCCGGTACTGGCGCTGTAGCCTCGGCACCAGCAGAGACTACAACACCGCCAGAGGAACCGTCGGAGGCCGAAGATGAATCTAGTGCTCCCCTAGAAGCACCTGTGGTAGTCAGCGCTAATCTGAGCGATCGCTCCTGGCTGAGCGTAGTGGCCGACGGTGAGAATGTCTACGAAGGCGTTGCCGAGCAGGGCTTTGAAGAGACCTGGACAGCCGAAACTAGCTTGACATTGAGAACGGGTAACGCGGGGGGGGTAGAGCTGTCTGTCAATGGCGATCGCGCTGTCGTGATGGGTGCCTCTGGAGTGGTCAGAACTCTCACCGTGACGCCTGACTCGGGGGTAGAGAGCGTTGAGTCTCCCTAA
- a CDS encoding L-lactate dehydrogenase: MKGVIIGAGQVGLACAYAMMIQNVLDEMVLVDINQDKLIGEVMDLEQGMSFVEPTLIKAGTMADAAGADVVVITAGAAQKEGETRLELVQKNVEILKKLIPDIVAHCPEAILLLVSNPVDVLTYAAWKLSGLPKARVFGSGTVLDTGRFRYLLSRRLGIDPRSLHAYIIGEHGDSEVPFWSHANVCGTPLYHEGMADGDRQAMDEIFQQTKNAAYEIIRRKGYTNYAVGLAVTQIVQSIVRDQNRVLTVSCVVDEIFGVQDLCLSVPAVVGRTGVSRRLNMLLSPHEEELLQHSAQTLRGVIDQIEF, translated from the coding sequence CTGAAGGGGGTGATTATAGGGGCTGGTCAGGTGGGGTTGGCCTGCGCTTACGCGATGATGATCCAAAATGTGCTGGATGAAATGGTGCTAGTGGACATCAACCAGGACAAGCTGATCGGCGAGGTAATGGATTTAGAGCAAGGTATGTCCTTCGTCGAGCCGACGCTGATTAAGGCGGGCACTATGGCTGATGCTGCTGGGGCCGACGTGGTGGTGATCACCGCTGGGGCAGCCCAAAAAGAAGGCGAAACTCGCCTGGAGCTGGTGCAAAAAAACGTCGAAATTCTCAAAAAACTGATTCCTGATATTGTCGCTCATTGCCCTGAGGCCATTTTGTTGTTGGTGTCTAACCCCGTAGACGTGCTCACCTACGCCGCCTGGAAGCTGTCGGGACTGCCCAAGGCGCGGGTATTTGGCTCCGGGACAGTACTGGACACGGGACGGTTTCGGTATTTGCTATCGCGTCGCCTGGGCATTGACCCGCGCAGCTTGCATGCCTACATCATTGGCGAACACGGTGATAGTGAGGTGCCGTTTTGGAGTCATGCCAATGTCTGCGGCACCCCCCTCTACCACGAGGGGATGGCTGATGGCGATCGCCAGGCCATGGATGAGATTTTTCAGCAGACCAAAAACGCTGCCTACGAAATCATCCGCCGCAAAGGATATACCAACTACGCAGTCGGCCTAGCGGTAACGCAGATTGTGCAGTCGATCGTGCGCGACCAAAACCGCGTGCTGACGGTGAGCTGCGTGGTCGACGAAATCTTTGGCGTTCAAGACCTGTGTTTGAGTGTGCCTGCGGTGGTAGGGCGCACTGGGGTGAGTCGGCGGTTGAATATGCTGCTCAGCCCCCATGAGGAGGAGCTGCTTCAGCACTCAGCTCAGACCCTGCGAGGTGTAATTGACCAGATTGAGTTTTAA
- the psb30 gene encoding photosystem II reaction center protein Ycf12/Psb30 — MSFLSGFLSNINFELIAQLTMLAMIVIAGPVIVFLLFLRGGDL; from the coding sequence ATGAGCTTTCTGAGTGGTTTTTTGAGCAATATTAATTTCGAGCTCATTGCCCAGCTGACCATGCTTGCCATGATTGTCATCGCTGGCCCAGTGATCGTGTTTCTGCTGTTTTTGCGCGGCGGCGACCTCTAG
- a CDS encoding 1-acyl-sn-glycerol-3-phosphate acyltransferase, translated as MKSSELPESSAGLVKGGAIAPAQSRCSPVLTPLAYFLGRRLVVPAYFGPITITGQHHVPTVGPVILAPTHRARWDSILLPYATGRAVTGRDLRFMVTADEVKGLQGWFIRRLGGFAVNVRRPTVASLRHGIELLLEGEMLVIYPEGGIRREDKIHGLKPGLARLAVQAEAARTGLGVQVLPVDLYYGAAYPGWRSSAQINIGAPLAVQTYLQGEDSPEALKAGAAQLTKDLKTCLESLVTARQASAAAQPFVLS; from the coding sequence ATGAAATCCTCTGAGCTTCCTGAATCGTCGGCTGGGTTGGTTAAGGGCGGGGCGATCGCCCCTGCCCAATCGCGCTGCTCGCCAGTGCTGACTCCCTTAGCCTATTTTCTCGGCCGCCGCCTGGTGGTGCCCGCCTACTTTGGCCCTATCACCATTACAGGGCAGCACCATGTGCCTACCGTTGGACCAGTCATTTTGGCCCCTACCCACCGAGCCCGCTGGGATTCGATTTTGCTGCCCTACGCTACCGGCCGAGCCGTTACCGGCCGCGACCTGCGCTTCATGGTTACCGCTGATGAGGTCAAGGGTCTTCAGGGATGGTTCATTCGGCGTTTAGGAGGGTTTGCGGTCAACGTGCGGCGGCCCACGGTAGCCAGCCTGCGCCACGGCATTGAGTTGCTGCTGGAGGGCGAAATGCTGGTGATTTATCCCGAAGGTGGCATTCGTCGAGAAGACAAAATCCACGGCCTCAAGCCCGGCCTAGCTAGATTGGCGGTACAGGCCGAGGCTGCTAGAACTGGCCTGGGAGTGCAGGTGCTGCCAGTAGACCTTTACTATGGCGCAGCCTATCCAGGCTGGCGTAGCTCGGCTCAAATTAACATCGGCGCACCGCTAGCTGTCCAGACCTACCTCCAGGGTGAGGATTCTCCCGAAGCGCTCAAAGCTGGGGCTGCCCAGCTCACCAAAGATCTCAAGACTTGCCTAGAAAGCCTGGTCACTGCCCGCCAAGCCAGCGCTGCGGCGCAACCCTTCGTACTGTCCTAG
- a CDS encoding glycosyltransferase family 9 protein, protein MRVLALVPGETETQLSFFPVINQIKDSFENAEVSVVAAPSATAIYQLSKGVDEVVPYNFEASNSPADWANLLGIVRDREFDVALTLTDSWSIALLLWLSGVPTRLGYSGSANNLLLTSTAPRAAEIDHHGDLLKLINVTGTPPALSVNVPRKDLTVVDNLRQGNGLTNGYVLVYPGTTASGPTYPTESWIAILKDFQQRQPDMPLALLQTDDAAPQTAAIASAVPNLKVLRPETPGQTAALIAAANLLIAVEGYPLPLAIALNVYTLGLFSGNSQVQTITAGADRLVTLTSSTGTLADISPDQVLKKVWSEGA, encoded by the coding sequence ATGCGGGTACTGGCTCTTGTTCCAGGAGAAACGGAGACGCAGCTGAGCTTCTTTCCGGTCATCAATCAGATCAAAGATAGCTTCGAAAACGCTGAGGTATCAGTAGTTGCGGCCCCTAGCGCTACAGCTATTTACCAGCTCTCTAAGGGGGTTGACGAAGTTGTGCCCTACAACTTTGAGGCCAGTAACAGCCCTGCCGACTGGGCCAACCTGTTAGGGATTGTGCGCGATCGCGAATTCGATGTTGCCCTCACCCTGACCGACTCCTGGTCCATTGCCCTGCTGCTGTGGCTGAGTGGTGTGCCCACTCGTTTGGGCTACAGCGGGTCTGCCAACAACTTGCTGCTAACCTCAACGGCTCCCCGCGCCGCTGAGATAGATCACCACGGCGATCTGCTTAAGCTGATCAACGTCACCGGTACGCCTCCTGCCCTTTCCGTGAATGTTCCCCGCAAAGACCTGACCGTCGTAGACAACCTGCGTCAGGGCAACGGGCTCACAAATGGCTATGTGTTGGTGTACCCCGGCACCACTGCTAGCGGCCCCACCTACCCCACTGAAAGCTGGATCGCCATCCTCAAAGACTTTCAGCAGCGCCAGCCCGATATGCCTCTGGCCTTGCTACAAACCGACGATGCGGCCCCTCAAACCGCTGCGATCGCCAGTGCCGTCCCTAATCTTAAGGTTTTGCGACCTGAAACCCCAGGACAGACGGCAGCATTGATTGCCGCCGCTAACCTATTGATAGCGGTAGAGGGATATCCTCTACCGCTGGCGATCGCCCTCAACGTCTACACCCTGGGGCTATTCTCTGGCAATAGCCAAGTCCAGACCATCACCGCAGGCGCAGATCGCTTGGTTACCCTAACCTCCTCCACCGGTACTTTGGCCGACATTTCCCCCGATCAGGTGCTTAAAAAAGTCTGGAGCGAGGGGGCATAA
- a CDS encoding TMEM165/GDT1 family protein: protein MSISSSLPPSSSAVEAKPSATLSRAAFWRVFGSTFITIFLAELGDKTQVTTLLMSAQSQAPWIVFLGAGTALISTSLIGVLLGQWLARRVSPATLDTAAGTMLIGITVCLLWDIVHL, encoded by the coding sequence GTGTCTATCTCTAGCTCTCTTCCCCCATCTTCTAGCGCCGTCGAAGCCAAGCCTTCTGCCACCTTGAGTCGAGCGGCCTTTTGGCGGGTTTTTGGCTCTACGTTTATCACTATTTTTTTGGCTGAGCTGGGTGACAAAACCCAGGTGACTACGCTACTCATGAGCGCCCAGTCTCAGGCACCCTGGATCGTTTTCTTAGGTGCTGGCACTGCCTTGATTAGCACCAGCTTGATTGGCGTATTGCTGGGGCAGTGGCTAGCCCGCCGCGTTTCCCCTGCCACCTTAGACACTGCCGCTGGCACCATGCTCATCGGCATCACCGTCTGTCTCCTTTGGGACATCGTCCACCTCTAG
- the ispD gene encoding 2-C-methyl-D-erythritol 4-phosphate cytidylyltransferase, with amino-acid sequence MSPVHVLIPAAGSGRRMGADRNKVLLDLLGLPIIAWTLKAAAQAEAVVWIGVICQAGDRPTLETIANSLNLSKPVAFIDGGTTRQESVYNGLQALPTEATRVLIHDGARCLATPDLFDRCAAALDTCPGLVAGVPVKDTIKIVDASQRVETTPDRQQLWAAQTPQGFDVALLKQCHQQGIEQGWSVTDDAALFEKCDLPVQVVPGEETNLKVTTPMDLAIAEFILKQRLG; translated from the coding sequence ATGTCCCCTGTTCATGTGCTTATCCCCGCCGCCGGCAGCGGTCGTCGCATGGGGGCCGATCGCAACAAAGTGCTCCTCGATCTGCTTGGGCTTCCCATCATTGCCTGGACTTTAAAAGCCGCCGCTCAAGCCGAGGCTGTGGTTTGGATCGGGGTGATTTGCCAAGCGGGCGATCGCCCCACCCTAGAAACCATTGCCAATTCGCTGAACCTATCCAAACCAGTGGCCTTCATCGACGGCGGCACGACTCGCCAGGAGTCGGTCTATAACGGGCTGCAAGCGCTGCCCACCGAGGCCACCCGCGTGCTGATCCACGATGGCGCGCGCTGCCTAGCCACCCCCGACCTGTTTGATCGCTGCGCCGCTGCCTTAGATACCTGCCCCGGCTTAGTGGCAGGGGTACCCGTCAAAGACACGATTAAAATTGTGGATGCCAGCCAGCGAGTTGAGACTACCCCCGATCGCCAGCAGCTATGGGCCGCCCAAACCCCCCAGGGCTTCGATGTGGCTTTGCTGAAGCAGTGCCATCAGCAGGGCATTGAGCAAGGCTGGAGCGTCACCGACGATGCCGCTCTGTTTGAGAAATGTGACCTGCCGGTGCAGGTGGTGCCCGGTGAAGAGACTAACCTCAAGGTGACGACGCCCATGGATTTAGCGATCGCAGAATTCATACTAAAACAGCGCCTAGGTTAG